The genomic interval ACTTCCCACCGCAATTGTAACTATGAGACgtggaagaaattgaaacaaggaaattaataattgtttcaattatttgaggagaattatcaaataagaaaGAGAATAAATGTGTCGACTcagaagcaaaaaaaatttgtaatagaTCTAAAAACTGTAATATAACTAAACCGATAAATATTATGGAACTAGatgtttttgaatattattttgattatgtgTGATGGTCTTCCTATGACAACCATGTGAAACGCGAAACGCACCtaaattttgcattttgtcTCTTTAAGCCAATTAAAAAACGGCACTCGTACATAAAGTTACACACGACGATACTTTTacataaagataattaataaagtaaatgaatttatttatttaatttttggcgATTACTTGTAATTTTGTATGCAAGTAACATTACTCTTTGTACTTTGTTTGAGCCAACCCCACGCAAAATTTACATTGGTTTCGGGTTTCACGTGGGGTAAAAATCTCCGAgcaagttcattttttttataatattaatttgtatattaAGAATtgtatttacttaaaatatataagtaataaaaaaatccttagaaaaaattaaaatactccccccaaatttttttttctttttttgagaGAATAAAACCAGTATACAGAAGCATTGATACttgaattgaaatatttgatccAATGGTGATAAaatacttataaaattatataatattataatgttaagtaaaaaattaatgctgCACagttttatggttatttttattaccatGGTGTCACCGTTAATATTCTTTATCATATTTCTTAATGTAGAAAGCGTTTGGGGGCAGCGCAGCTACTCTGCATCCCTACATTCTAGGGAATGTTCTCCTAGAATAATTGCAGCTGCTGCCCCAAACGCAGGCGGCCAGGCGTAAATGTCTTCGAACAGTATTTAGATTCTTTTTTGCTTACTTAACAACTAAGAATTCACCGGTGGGCATTTGGTTCAGTGGAAGAGCTCTTAcacttacaatgttgagtGTAAGAGTTTGAgctttcataaaaatatttatgagggTTATTTACAAtccttcctcaattatcaaataattgagtggaaCCAGTCTATCcctcacgaaatgtgagtggagtagacagctctcgaatatttgagagggctTAAAGAATTTGGGCAGCTCTTTTGAGGAGTACATGCCATGACGAAGATCTTAATTATAGAGtctgtttataaatattaattataatatctgATGTCATATCAGTAAAAGTCCTGTAtaacagtattaaaaaaaaaactaagaattCTTTTGAGTAAATTGCTCCTTGAATTtgtcaaaacaattaaatgaatttatgtgGGACTTGGGACTAGGAATTGATCGATCCATTTGAGAGACGTAGGGTGGGGTTCGTTGATCTGTTAGTTTCATCATTGTTattattggaaaaataaaacgtTTAGACAATGTACAAAGACTCATTGACTGACTCTTTATGAGTAGACCAGATGCATTATTATTGGGCTTAAGTGTTTTGACGGTGCGCTTATTTTGATACTCTCCGGAGGCACTTATtggaattgagtttttttttttatattttttaaattatagttattataaaaatatatatctataaaataaaaatttataatatataataaatataatttttaaataataacatgacaaaaatgattaatatattacaagtttttaattgttcaaatgtagaagtaaattaacttaactttcaatttataattgtaagtgtttactaaattctttaatattgtaccttttaaaatttttattaggaGAGTCAATCCCACGTGGCTAACTCTTGTGAAAAGAATTATAAGACTTACAATATAGCTTTATTTATGAGAGCTGACAACGTCTGATTAtcttttgtaacttttaagataCAACTATCTAATTTGATGAATACCAAACAGTACTTAAGACTACATCGTCAGATTTTTCAAAGTAAACTATAGCAGCTGAACTCCTCTGTCACGTGGGCTtgcaattaatattaatttgtatgtTAAGAAAcgtatttacttaaaatatataagtaataaaacaaaatcgtaagaaaaattaaaatactctccaaataaggttttttttagagaataaaataagtataCGGGAGTATTGATACTTGAATCGAAATATTTGATATAATggtgataaaataattataaaattacatagtattttaatgttaagtaaaaaattaatgctgcacaattttatggttattttgaTTACCATTGTGTCACCATTAAGATTCTTTATCATATTTGTTAATGTAGATGTCTTCGAACAATATTTGGATTCTTTTTTGCTTACTTaacaaactaataattttctggAGAAAATTGTTCCTTCAATTtgtcaaaacaattaaataaatttatgtggGACCCCAGACTAGGAACTGATCGATCCATTTGAGAGATGACGGGTGGGGTTCATTGATGGGTtagttttattgttgttactgttggaaaaataaaaggtcCAATGTTTGGGGACCTGTCtaccttacagattctgtatgTAACGGACTTGCAATCTCAATCTTTGAATGTGGATAGAGAAAGATGGATGGTTGGGAACGGTCAGAAAAATAATGCTAAAAAATAACCCAAAGCATGGGAAACCGGCTTTAATGGTTTATGTGCAACCGGATGTGGAGTAACAAAAGACGCGTGACTTTAGCGAGGACGCCATTTCAATTGGTGCTTTTCATGCGATGGCAAAAGGAGTCCTGACCTTAAATTCAGCTGGCAATAGTGGTCCAGGTTTGACAGCTAGCGTAGCTCCGTGGTTGATGTCAGTAGCGGCCAGTACTACAGATCGCCTATTTGTTGATAAAGTTGCTCTTGGAAATGGAAAGGCAATATCTGTAAGAATCAAAGTTCTTGTATTTCAAATTCTATATGCATCCAAACTTTCTATAAGCATTCTAACTATCTCTATACTCCAGGgatattcaattaattctttCGCTATGAAAGGAAGAAGATTTCCGCTGGTATAAGGGAAAGAAATTTCTGAATCATGTCAAGAACTTTCCTCTCAGTACGTTATTCATAATGTTTCATTGCgaatctttttcttcttaatgtttcatttcaaatctttttcttcctcgtacaaaaacacaataatttggaaattttgttcaatttcaGGGAGTGTAATCCAGGGTGCGTTAACGGTAGCTTAGTTAAGGGAAAGATTGTTATATGTCTATCATTTAAAAACTATCCTGAGGTTCGCAAAGCTGGTGCTGCCGGATCAGTCTTGTTAAACAACGAATTCGACAAAGTTTGCTTTGTTGTTTCATTGCCAGCAGTGGCCGTAACCCAGGATAGCTTCAGCATCCTTATTTCCTACAAGGAATCTacaaagtttatattttatatccttattatttcattttatttttttccaataattaaatcactCTTTCTATCTGGATTATAGAACGCCTGTAgcagaaatattaaaaactgaAGCAGTTAAGGATTTTGATGCCCCTGTTGTCGTTGGCTTTTCTTTACGCGGGCCAAATGCAATTGTACCAGAAATCTTGAAGGtatacattattttaaaactttgcGTTGTCACCTATGTAAATACGATAATGAATTCTACTGATCTGATGCTCAAAAATCATTTCAGCCAGACATCAGTGCCCCTGGAGTAGATATATTGGCCGCATTTTCACCTCTTGCTCAAGCTTAAACTGCAGCACACACCGTGGATCCAaagtgataattaattttggagGGGTTTTTTACACCATGCTGTTGCTGGAGATGCATCGTCACCTCGCTTGCTATATGCACCAGTCTGAATAATAATTCCCTACACGGCAAGCGTAATGTTTTTTTAACCAATTTCAGTGACGGGTTACCGGTCAGCAACCGGGAGGAGTTCAGTTTGTCACCGGAAGAAAACCGGAATGGCCGGTTCCAGATATTATCTCCCGGTCCATCCGCCGTCCACGTGTCACGCATCCATCTCTCTTCTTGTCAACTCACAGTCCGTTAcatacagaatctgtaaggtaGACAGGTCCAATGTTTGGACAAAGCACGAAGACTTCATTGACTGACTCATCATGAGTAGACCAAATCCATTTATTGGTTTTGAGTGTTTGACGGTGCGCTTATTTTGATACTCTCTGGAGGCATTGATTGGAATTGAGTTTTGTAgcatcttttaaattataattattatggaaaaaattatatttataaaataaaaattaataatatataataaatataatttttaaatataagaataattaataaattataattttttattatataaatgtaaaaataaattaactcaacttttaatttataatttgtacatatttaataaatactttaatattatattttttaaaattttagtcaGAAAAGCCACGTGGTCGTGATTAAGTTTTATGAAGAGAACTGTAAGACCCTCATCACAACTCTCTTCATGGGAGTTAACCTGCTTGATTATCtccttttaacttttaaattatagttaaTGAATACGAAACATTATTTAAGAACGCGTTTTAAGAATTTTCAAAGTAAACTATAGCAGCCGAAATCCTCTATCATTATAAAATCCAAATTAATACCTAATGATCTTTCCTATAAAGCAAACTGGCTAGATACCTAGAAATAATTTTGGGATTCCTCAAAATGCCTATCTGACTTATTATGCTGGTGGTGCTAGTGCTGCTGCTACTACTGGCAATGGGCTGCCGCTGCAGTACTTCTGGAGCAAGTACTACAGCTGCTGCCCATGCTCAAGCCAAGCCTGACTGCCCCAATCGTTGTGGAGACGTCGAGATCTCGTATCCAttgatgggtgtcgaagccaacaaaaataaatttttactctaaataaattgtgtatagtgattgagcagggtcgtgtccacagagatcggtaattatttaaatccttttgaaacgtaaaacgtaaaatagGGGAATTgtagacaataataaaaatcaaataaaaataacaagaatgcaaattaaagttgtaattcaaattggagaaagctctggttgaaggaattaactcagcttgattcgactactgatcattgattaaaatatagattattattactcatgaatagaccggttatagctactgagaccctctaatagccaatctctccttaactagtcgataaccaaggtacgaccgttggttatttccctaatcaatagacaaccctagatacgatcatagaatttaatcaattgacagcctgaaaaaccagagagacccaaatcctaatcaacacatatgatgattcatttaaattagattgtttattctcacaacacaactctctgctatgttatttgtcacaagcattaaattcttcatacgatgaatcctttaattgacaatagattaagttgataattaaatagtggccaattacctaattaacaaacataatcatgaaactaattcagagaataaacaaatacccaaaaagcaataaaataattaaagcacaagaaagatctcacagtagtgatgaatcaaagcttcgttatccttcaaccagaaaaataggtttagttcttcatagagagaagagaaaaattaagatctagggtttctccaatccaaaaaaaatcCCCCTTtccacaatagattcctcccttaaatactctctctcttctcttttagaattctatttaaaataaaatcctaatatctgaaatattaaattcgtaattacaaaaataaccaaaaatataaaacacgttaaactaaaaactgcaggtccgcagttgacagcacgcgcccacgccttatcaacaaagttcttctgccgctcataatttctccaagggAACAAtaatccttaaacatcatcttatagctcaattttatcatcaatcaatagaattacacctacaaaagtaaaacacaagtaaatcactattattaagtgcaaaacattgatattaagggaagtaaataatgcaaaactagtgcataaattgcactctaacatcCATTCGGTACGAGGCCTGGTTGTTTTCTGAACGAAGAATTTCTCATCACTTGTAACGACACTTTCAAGCCCCCCAAACCATTTTTAACAAAGTCAAGCATCGAAGTTGTCAACATATCCATCGACGGTCACTTGAATGTCCTGCAATACACCGCGAAAGACTGCTACAATGCTAAGGGATATTCGGTAGACAGCAACTTGCCTACCATCACTTTGTCCAAATTCACCGTCTCTAACACAGAAAACAGGTTTGTAGTCATTGGCTGTGACAGTTACGCTTACGTTCGCGGCTACTTAGGTGAGAACAGATACAGAGCCGGTTGCATGTCCATGTGCGACAGCTTTGACTTTGTCACCAACGGGTCCTGCATCGGCACTGGATGTTGCCAGATTGAGATTCCTAGAGGGAGCTTTAAAAATCACACCAACGTGTCATCATTCAATCCATGCACTTATGCGTTTGTTGTTGATCAAAGCCAGTTCCATTTCACCTCCAATTATCTTGCCTTCGATGGCATACCAGACGATTTTCCTATAGTGCTTGATTGGGAAATAACCACAATTGAAACATGTGAAGAAGCAAAAATATGTGGACCAAATGCATCCTGCGATAAATCCAAGGATAACACCACTACTTCTTCCGGCTATCATTGCAAATGCAACAAAGGTTACGAAGGCAATCCGTACCTCTCTGATGGTTGCCGAGGTATAAATCTTTAATCATTCTCACTCACGTGCggatgttcattttttaatttttaaaatcatttttaattaattaatatttaaaacaattatttaattgcagATGTTAATGAATTCGAAGACCCGAGCCTCAATAACTGCACGCACATATGTGATAACACAGCAGGAAATTACACATGTCGCTGCCCCAAGGGGTTTCGTGGAGACGGAAGAAGAGATGGAGGAGGTTGTATACccaatcaaaaaaatttgattaaggtCGCTCTAGGTAAGCAGTCAAAGCACCTTCTAATACATTTTGTTGCATGTTTGAGAACCTTTTGACATAATTTGCTGCCCCGTAATAttctctaaaataattttttctaatagaCATCGGGAAATCCAATTGTGCTTGATGACGCTtttaagagaataaaatacttaaacaaaaaaaaatgtttattgtTTCCTTTTCATATACCTTGCCTAAGgtcttaaaagaataatatattttagacTAAACGAAACAAAAATCAGGTGTTAATAATAGAATATTTTTAGCACACCTCTTAAGTTTGTCGAAGTCATACAGAATTCAAAAGCCATATGGtggtaattaaatatttatttattcattttatggtagggtgggcaaaatcttttgtatttaagtatgtctaaatttttatgaatatcaTTACTGAGAGATGTGTTGTATAGTGTCAAGGTGTAGTATGTGGAGGTACCAATAGGAATTTGAAGATCCCGGTTGGACTATGAGTTTTGGCTTACAGGATCAAGACCAGGGCGACTTTTCCCTATACCAGACTCGGGACATAACCTgggtattttaaatttgatcccAAGAATGGACTGTgtttaaccaaaataaatcCCAATAATTTCGATTATTGAAATTCAGGATGATCCAAATTTATATCGTCGGGATATAAATTTCTAGATGAAACATCAAGACATCGCTATgttacattatttatatacaaCTTATtgacttaaaattaatttcccAAAAATGCCCCAAGAGTTTTACAACGAACTCTGTTATTGATTAAACGACTATTTTAAGTTaaactctattttttattaaacaactaattttaagttaatgtAAGTTATTAATGATTTAACTTAGGAAGACCAAGATACCCAAATGATATACACATTATATTATGACCTTTTCTATTACATAGTTCCATGTGATGAATGATCAGGACGGTGAGCTAACTAATTATCCTTGTCCTGGAGAGGAGCAGGTTGCAGTGGTGGGCTTGGACTCTTGTTTCTAATCGTTGGAATATGGGGATTGTATAAGTTCACAAAAAAGAGGAGGGAAATCAAGTCTAAGCAGAAgttctttaaaagaaatggTGGTTTGTTATTGCAACAAGAACTGTCTTCAAACAAAAGCAGTGttgagaaaacaaaattgtttaCTTCAAAGGATTTAGAAAAGGCCACTGATAACTATAATGCCAATCGAATCTTGGGTCAAGGAGGACAAGGCACTGTGTATAAAGGAATGTTGGCAGATGGTAGAATTGTGGCCGTCAAAAAATCCAAATTAGTAGATGAGAATAATGTTGAGCAGTTCATCAATGAGGTGgtaattttatctcaaatcAACCACAGAAATATTGTTAAGTTATTGGGATGTTGTTTGGAGACAGAAGTTCCTCTTTTAGTCTATGAatttgttccaaatggaactcTCTATCAAAACATACATAACCACATCGAGGAGTTTCCAATTACATGGGAATTGCTTTTACGCATTGCTGTAGAAGTTTCAGGTGCTCTTTTCTATTTGCATTCAGCTGCTTCTATTTCTATTTATCGTCGAGACATCAAGTCTGCAAACATACTTTTGGACGATAAATATCGAGCCAAAGTTTCGGATTTTGGAACTTCAAGATCTATAACGGTTGATCAAACTCATTTGACCACAAAAGTACAAGGGACTTTTGGATATGTAGATCCAGAGTATTTTCAGTCAAGTCAATTTACTGAAAAGAGTGATGTATATAGTTTTGGTGTAGTTCTTGTTGAGATTTTAACTGGTCAAAAACCTATTCGTGCAATCAACATTGACGAAGATAGAAGTTTAGTGGGTTATTTTCTCCAAGCAATGAATGAAAACCGTTTGTTTGAAGTCCTTGATGCTCTAGTTCTTAAGGAAGCTGAGAGAGAAGAGATCATGACTGTTGCTACACTTGCAAAAAGATGCTTGAACTTGAACGGGAAGAACAGACCTACAATGAAAGAAGTGGCATTTGAATTGGGGGGGATTAGAGCGTCAATTGGAGCTTCCATTTTGCAGCAGAATTGTGGAGTGATTGATTGTGTAAACGGTGACATAAGTGAACATTATTTAGAAAGTGATTTAGTTTCTATGGGGACGTCAATTCTAAACAATAGTGCTGCTTTTTCCATCGATGCAGGACCTGCTTTTTCCATTGACGCAAGACCTTTACTTTGAAACAAGCAGTGATTGAAAAGAGTTGTCTTGTAcgttttaatatattttcatttcataaataaaattgtgagACTTTTGCAATATATTCTACTATTTTCATTGGACAATGCAATTGGGGTGAACGCTAGTTAGGCCAGTCCCAGAGTAGtcaattgagaaataaaaataaaggctTATTCCGATAGATCATCAAGTGTTGCCACAAACCTGgcaattaaaagattcaaagaTCGTAGAGAAGCAAGATTTTTATCCTAAGAAGAACATTGCAATTAGGGGGTGAAACTGAAGAAACAGAAGACCTCACAGTTTGACATATCAGAAGCAGAGCATACAAAAGAAAGAGGAGCTGGCGACACGGCATTCTGCATGTGAATCTATGATGCATAACTTCTGTCCAGTCCATTTATAAACACGATCGAATATGAGAATAaggaaaaatcttttaaatttaaatcttgaatttattattaattaaagatgaTGAGTACATTTGCAGCTATAGCGCTAATCTAATGGTCATGATTCAGTATGCTTTACAAAGGATAATACGCGTTTGTCTTATATGGTTCCTTATGCTTATCCATTGAGCTATCCAGAGCTTTCTTGAATATGCTGAGTTACACGTTGAGTCATGAAGGTTTCATAGCCTTCAATGCAAGATAACTCGATgtataataagtaaaaattcATTCCTAAATCCtctgaaaattttagaaataattcACATTTTTCGTATAATTTCTTTGGTAGAACTTGAACGTGTGCCTGTAAAAGACACTTCGACGATAAAGTGAGTGTTTGAtggatgataatttttttaaatattatattgttttgatCTAGCTTGTTCTAAAAATTGTCCAAAAGAtcatttcttgatttttgGCTCTTATTTATAGATTGAGAGATGAAAGATTGGTAGGAAAAtgtatttcaaatttgaatcCTCACCATTCTTTTTCTTAGTTTGATTTGGACTGTTAGATTTGGTAACCGTTTTTGCCCGTACTTGAGAGTTCATAGTACGTGGTTTTATTAGTAATCAAGTGCTGTTACTTACGAACATTTCTGAATTGATTGATATTTGATTTCTCCAGACCTTTAAGATTGACCTTTAATATGAgactaaatataatttatattcgTTATCAATCTATATTGATTTGTCGTCTAGAATCAATCTATATTGATCTTTAATCctgatca from Citrus sinensis cultivar Valencia sweet orange chromosome 9, DVS_A1.0, whole genome shotgun sequence carries:
- the LOC127899631 gene encoding wall-associated receptor kinase-like 8, translating into MSMCDSFDFVTNGSCIGTGCCQIEIPRGSFKNHTNVSSFNPCTYAFVVDQSQFHFTSNYLAFDGIPDDFPIVLDWEITTIETCEEAKICGPNASCDKSKDNTTTSSGYHCKCNKGYEGNPYLSDGCRDVNEFEDPSLNNCTHICDNTAGNYTCRCPKGFRGDGRRDGGGCIPNQKNLIKVALGCSGGLGLLFLIVGIWGLYKFTKKRREIKSKQKFFKRNGGLLLQQELSSNKSSVEKTKLFTSKDLEKATDNYNANRILGQGGQGTVYKGMLADGRIVAVKKSKLVDENNVEQFINEVVILSQINHRNIVKLLGCCLETEVPLLVYEFVPNGTLYQNIHNHIEEFPITWELLLRIAVEVSGALFYLHSAASISIYRRDIKSANILLDDKYRAKVSDFGTSRSITVDQTHLTTKVQGTFGYVDPEYFQSSQFTEKSDVYSFGVVLVEILTGQKPIRAINIDEDRSLVGYFLQAMNENRLFEVLDALVLKEAEREEIMTVATLAKRCLNLNGKNRPTMKEVAFELGGIRASIGASILQQNCGVIDCVNGDISEHYLESDLVSMGTSILNNSAAFSIDAGPAFSIDARPLL